One stretch of Thalassovita sp. DNA includes these proteins:
- a CDS encoding divergent polysaccharide deacetylase family protein, whose translation MARSSISGFLLGTVVAVSGMAAVSVLQTLNTPIPEAANVNVPAGSGFDGAREDVATSLPAADPVETTTETARADAPAAEDTAGIQGVETTPATAPETGTAEVALTAPASGSDSPDVASAADETPRATAPSLPSASADAPVSAVPARPSNPEVGDSTDQPELAAVPNVDSPDLPVGEAAQPSGAAPSAPTADTPESQPSAVAPLPSADVAGDVAEPQASPETSAPDAPMVREDSAPNTATAARPQISEEREPAVIVAIPTEEAPKRPALPKVGEAVSDAPRIGTPASRLTDRTPENTAEAADPEPAPDLPPLEKFAADFSNPDNKPLMSIVLIDRGDSDIGLEALAAFPYALSFAVDVTSPEARARMERYRAAGFDVLALSDIPLGATGSDTETLLRAGLRELPEAVAVMEGDGTGLQSDKAVSDQVTAVLQESGHGVVFFAKGLNTAQKLASKNGVAATTVFRDFDNKGQSAVVMRRFLDQAAFKARQQPGGVVMVGRLQAETISALLLWGLQDRATRVALAPISALLQATQN comes from the coding sequence GTGGCACGCAGCAGTATTAGCGGATTTCTTTTGGGCACGGTTGTGGCTGTCAGCGGCATGGCCGCGGTATCGGTTTTGCAGACGTTGAACACGCCCATCCCTGAGGCGGCAAATGTCAACGTGCCGGCCGGCAGCGGTTTTGACGGGGCGCGCGAAGATGTCGCCACCAGCCTGCCCGCAGCCGATCCGGTGGAAACCACCACTGAAACGGCGCGCGCCGATGCCCCGGCGGCAGAGGATACCGCCGGCATCCAAGGGGTGGAGACCACGCCAGCCACAGCGCCGGAAACCGGCACGGCTGAGGTGGCTTTGACTGCCCCCGCCAGTGGTAGTGACAGCCCTGATGTTGCCAGCGCTGCAGATGAAACGCCACGGGCCACCGCGCCCAGCCTGCCAAGCGCCAGCGCTGATGCTCCAGTAAGCGCGGTGCCCGCACGGCCCAGCAATCCTGAGGTGGGCGACAGCACCGATCAGCCGGAATTGGCCGCAGTGCCCAATGTCGACAGCCCCGATCTGCCTGTCGGTGAGGCGGCGCAGCCCAGTGGCGCGGCCCCGAGTGCCCCCACGGCGGACACGCCAGAAAGCCAGCCTAGCGCCGTTGCCCCGCTGCCCTCAGCAGATGTCGCGGGCGATGTGGCGGAACCGCAGGCCAGCCCTGAGACAAGCGCGCCCGATGCGCCTATGGTAAGGGAAGATAGCGCGCCCAACACCGCCACAGCCGCGCGTCCTCAGATCAGTGAGGAGCGGGAGCCGGCCGTGATCGTCGCCATCCCGACAGAAGAGGCCCCGAAACGGCCCGCACTGCCGAAAGTGGGCGAAGCGGTCTCAGACGCGCCGCGCATCGGCACCCCGGCCAGCCGGCTGACCGACCGCACGCCGGAGAACACCGCTGAAGCAGCAGATCCTGAGCCCGCGCCGGACCTGCCACCACTGGAAAAATTCGCGGCCGACTTCAGCAACCCCGACAACAAACCGCTGATGTCGATCGTTCTGATTGACCGCGGTGACAGTGACATCGGGCTGGAGGCTTTGGCGGCCTTTCCCTATGCGCTGAGCTTTGCGGTGGATGTGACCAGCCCTGAGGCACGGGCGCGGATGGAACGCTATCGTGCTGCAGGCTTTGATGTGCTGGCGCTCAGTGACATCCCGCTGGGGGCCACCGGATCTGACACCGAAACCCTGCTGCGCGCCGGGCTGCGTGAGCTGCCCGAAGCGGTTGCGGTGATGGAGGGCGACGGCACCGGGCTGCAATCTGACAAAGCGGTGTCAGATCAGGTGACGGCCGTCTTGCAGGAAAGCGGCCATGGCGTTGTTTTCTTTGCCAAAGGGCTGAACACCGCACAGAAACTGGCCAGCAAAAACGGCGTTGCCGCCACAACCGTGTTCCGCGATTTTGACAACAAAGGCCAAAGCGCCGTTGTGATGCGCCGTTTCCTGGATCAGGCGGCGTTTAAGGCGCGGCAACAGCCGGGCGGTGTGGTGATGGTGGGGCGTCTGCAGGCGGAAACCATTTCGGCGCTGTTGCTCTGGGGGCTACAGGACCGCGCCACGCGTGTTGCGCTGGCGCCGATCTCGGCCCTGTTGCAGGCGACGCAGAACTGA
- a CDS encoding pseudouridine synthase — MTRVILFNKPFDVLSQFTDRGTEGSKRATLSDFIDVPKVYPAGRLDRDSEGLMVLTDNGKLQAKISNPKHKMTKTYWAQVEGEISDEALTRLRKGVALKDGMTRPAKAARLEAPEVWDRVPPIRLRKSIPDSWLELTISEGRNRQVRRMTAAVGFPTLRLIRVRIGDWHLAGLQPGQWRDA, encoded by the coding sequence GTGACCCGGGTGATCCTGTTCAACAAACCCTTTGACGTGCTGTCGCAATTCACCGACCGCGGCACCGAAGGCAGCAAACGCGCGACCCTTTCGGATTTCATTGACGTGCCGAAGGTCTATCCCGCCGGGCGGCTGGACCGCGACAGCGAAGGGCTGATGGTTCTGACCGACAATGGCAAGCTGCAGGCCAAAATCTCAAACCCGAAACACAAGATGACCAAAACCTATTGGGCGCAGGTTGAGGGTGAGATTTCTGATGAGGCCCTAACGCGTCTGCGCAAAGGGGTGGCGCTGAAGGATGGTATGACCCGCCCCGCCAAAGCGGCGCGGCTGGAGGCGCCAGAGGTCTGGGACCGGGTGCCGCCCATTCGGTTGCGCAAATCCATTCCCGACAGTTGGCTGGAGCTGACCATTTCCGAAGGCCGCAACCGGCAGGTGCGCCGGATGACCGCCGCGGTGGGATTTCCCACGCTGCGGCTGATCCGGGTTAGGATTGGCGATTGGCACCTGGCCGGGCTGCAACCCGGCCAGTGGCGCGACGCTTAA
- the trpE gene encoding anthranilate synthase component I: MELIPSYDDFAKAYEAGENQVVYARLAADLDTPVSLMLKMTGAQKDAFMLESVTGGEVRGRYSIIGMKPDTIWRCHGDKSQINRMARFDPDAFEDQQGNPLDNLRALIAESRIDLPEDLPAASAGLFGYLGYDTIRLVEHLPNVNPDPLGVPDAVMMRPSVVAVLDGVKGDVTVVAPVWVNDGQSARAAYAQAAERVMDAVRDMERALPQASRDLGEADEVQPPKSNFAKDAYLAAVEKAKDYIRAGDIFQVVPSQRWTQDFTQPPFALYRSLRRTNPSPFMFYFNFGGFQVVGASPEILVRVFDKEVTIRPIAGTRPRGATPEEDKALEADLLADKKELAEHLMLLDLGRNDVGRVAKIGTVKPTEEFIIERYSHVMHIVSNVVGELDEGKDAVDAYFAGMPAGTVSGAPKVRAMEIIDELEPEKRGIYGGGLGYFSAGGDMDMCIALRTAIVKDKKLYIQAGGGVVYDSDPEAEFMETVHKSNAIRRAAADAARFTRDGNS; this comes from the coding sequence GTGGAACTCATCCCCTCCTATGACGATTTCGCCAAAGCCTATGAGGCTGGCGAAAATCAGGTGGTCTATGCCCGGTTGGCTGCAGATCTCGACACGCCCGTGTCGCTGATGCTGAAAATGACCGGCGCGCAGAAAGACGCCTTTATGTTGGAATCCGTGACCGGCGGCGAAGTCCGCGGGCGCTATTCGATCATCGGGATGAAACCAGACACCATCTGGCGCTGTCATGGTGACAAAAGCCAGATCAACCGGATGGCCCGTTTTGATCCGGACGCCTTCGAGGATCAGCAGGGCAACCCGCTGGACAATCTGCGCGCCCTGATCGCCGAAAGCCGCATTGATCTGCCCGAAGATCTGCCGGCTGCCTCCGCCGGGCTGTTTGGCTATCTGGGCTATGACACGATCCGTCTGGTCGAACATCTGCCCAACGTGAACCCGGACCCACTGGGCGTGCCGGATGCGGTGATGATGCGCCCGTCGGTGGTGGCCGTGCTGGACGGTGTCAAAGGCGATGTGACCGTTGTGGCCCCGGTTTGGGTCAATGACGGCCAATCCGCCCGCGCCGCCTATGCGCAGGCGGCAGAACGGGTGATGGATGCGGTCCGCGATATGGAACGCGCCCTGCCCCAGGCCAGCCGCGATCTGGGCGAAGCCGATGAGGTACAGCCGCCGAAATCGAACTTTGCCAAGGATGCCTATCTGGCTGCGGTGGAAAAGGCCAAAGACTACATTCGCGCCGGCGATATCTTCCAGGTGGTGCCCAGCCAGCGCTGGACGCAGGATTTCACCCAACCGCCCTTTGCGCTCTACCGCTCGCTGCGCCGCACCAACCCGTCGCCGTTCATGTTCTACTTCAACTTCGGCGGTTTTCAGGTGGTCGGCGCCAGCCCGGAAATCCTTGTGCGGGTCTTTGACAAAGAGGTCACCATCCGCCCCATCGCCGGCACCCGCCCGCGCGGTGCAACACCCGAAGAAGACAAGGCACTTGAGGCCGATCTGCTGGCCGATAAGAAAGAGCTGGCAGAACACCTGATGCTGCTTGATCTGGGCCGCAACGACGTGGGCCGTGTTGCCAAAATCGGCACGGTGAAACCCACTGAAGAGTTCATCATCGAACGCTACAGCCACGTCATGCATATCGTCTCCAACGTTGTCGGCGAACTGGATGAAGGCAAAGATGCGGTCGATGCCTATTTCGCTGGTATGCCCGCAGGCACCGTCTCCGGCGCACCGAAAGTGCGGGCGATGGAAATCATCGATGAGCTGGAGCCGGAAAAGCGCGGCATCTACGGCGGTGGACTGGGCTATTTCAGCGCGGGCGGCGACATGGACATGTGTATCGCGCTTCGGACTGCCATCGTGAAGGATAAGAAGCTCTATATCCAGGCCGGGGGCGGCGTTGTCTATGACAGCGATCCTGAGGCTGAGTTTATGGAAACCGTGCATAAATCCAACGCGATCCGTCGTGCCGCTGCCGATGCAGCGCGCTTTACCCGCGACGGCAACAGCTGA
- a CDS encoding peptidylprolyl isomerase, with amino-acid sequence MASGTTSKTFMWGIMGLLIVGLGGFGATNLSGNITRVGSVGDEDIDVNEYARALQQDIRAIEAQTGSAMTFDQVLAAGVDRAALGRLIGQAALDNEAAKLGLSIGDENLSQQIVQIDAFQGANGFDRESYRFALNQAGLSEIEFEGQMRADTVRAILQGAVVTGAPMPAAYADTLIGFAGERRDFTWALLSAADLMTAQVEPTEEQLTKFHTDNAADFTSPAKKRLTYVWLSPDALVAGIDVDEERITALYEERKDQFIVAERRLVERLIYSDAAAADAAKAALDAGEKDFETLVADRGLDLADVDMGDVTAASLGAAGADVFALDGTGVVGPVETTLGPALFRVNGVLPGSETSLDEAREELHAELASDAARRQIDRVAEDLDDLLAGGATLEELEGEGGAVLSSIDWHAGSEEEIAGYADFRSAALAAKDGDYPEVIRLDDGGIAALRWEANIDAALQPLEEVRDTVTAAYKAEQINIGLAAQGEIMVNQLVQGADMAELGLTARQEADMIRSDFISEAPAGLIDEVFEMQDGGVTVIRGTDSVAIVKLDAIKGPDENDAEVTGFRTLLAQQGDAGISDDLYAAYARAIQDQAGIYLDQTALNAVHANFR; translated from the coding sequence ATGGCAAGCGGGACGACTTCCAAAACTTTCATGTGGGGGATTATGGGCCTCCTGATCGTGGGTCTCGGCGGTTTCGGGGCAACCAACCTGTCGGGCAATATCACCCGCGTTGGCTCGGTCGGCGACGAGGACATCGACGTCAACGAATATGCGCGTGCCCTGCAACAGGACATCCGCGCGATTGAGGCGCAGACCGGTTCGGCCATGACCTTTGATCAGGTGCTGGCCGCAGGTGTTGACCGCGCCGCGCTGGGCCGGCTGATCGGCCAGGCCGCATTGGACAATGAGGCCGCCAAACTGGGCCTGTCGATCGGCGATGAAAACCTCAGCCAGCAGATCGTGCAGATCGATGCCTTTCAGGGCGCCAATGGCTTTGATCGGGAAAGCTACCGCTTTGCCCTCAATCAGGCGGGCCTGAGCGAGATTGAGTTTGAAGGCCAGATGCGCGCCGACACTGTGCGCGCCATCCTGCAGGGCGCCGTTGTCACCGGCGCGCCGATGCCTGCGGCCTACGCCGACACGCTGATCGGTTTTGCTGGCGAACGCCGCGATTTCACCTGGGCCCTGCTGAGCGCTGCGGATCTGATGACCGCGCAGGTGGAACCCACCGAAGAGCAGCTTACCAAATTCCACACAGACAACGCCGCTGATTTCACCAGCCCGGCCAAAAAACGCCTGACCTATGTCTGGCTGTCGCCCGATGCGCTGGTCGCTGGCATCGATGTGGATGAAGAACGGATCACCGCCCTTTATGAAGAGCGCAAAGATCAGTTCATCGTCGCCGAACGCCGTCTGGTCGAACGCCTGATCTACTCCGACGCTGCTGCCGCAGATGCCGCCAAGGCCGCACTGGACGCCGGTGAGAAAGACTTTGAAACGCTGGTTGCGGATCGCGGTCTTGATCTGGCTGACGTCGACATGGGTGATGTGACCGCCGCCAGCCTGGGCGCTGCGGGGGCCGATGTCTTTGCCCTGGACGGCACCGGCGTTGTGGGCCCTGTTGAAACCACGCTCGGCCCGGCGCTGTTCCGGGTGAACGGGGTTCTTCCCGGCTCAGAAACCTCACTGGACGAGGCACGCGAAGAGCTGCACGCCGAACTGGCCAGTGATGCCGCCCGCCGTCAGATTGACCGCGTGGCCGAAGACCTGGATGACCTGCTGGCAGGCGGTGCCACCCTGGAAGAGCTAGAAGGGGAAGGCGGCGCTGTGCTGTCCAGTATTGACTGGCACGCAGGGTCCGAAGAAGAGATTGCCGGCTACGCTGATTTCCGCAGCGCCGCACTGGCCGCAAAAGACGGCGATTACCCCGAAGTGATCCGTCTGGATGACGGCGGCATCGCCGCGCTGCGTTGGGAAGCCAACATTGACGCCGCCCTGCAGCCGCTGGAGGAGGTCCGCGACACCGTGACCGCCGCCTATAAGGCAGAGCAGATCAACATCGGTCTGGCAGCGCAGGGTGAGATCATGGTCAACCAGCTGGTCCAGGGCGCCGACATGGCCGAACTGGGCCTGACCGCCCGGCAGGAAGCGGACATGATACGTTCCGATTTCATCTCGGAAGCGCCCGCAGGGCTGATCGATGAGGTCTTTGAAATGCAGGATGGTGGCGTCACCGTGATCCGCGGCACCGACAGCGTGGCCATCGTCAAACTGGACGCCATCAAAGGCCCCGATGAAAACGATGCTGAGGTCACCGGCTTCCGCACGCTGCTGGCGCAACAGGGCGACGCGGGGATCTCGGATGATCTCTATGCGGCCTATGCCCGTGCCATTCAGGATCAGGCCGGCATCTATCTGGACCAGACCGCGCTCAACGCGGTGCATGCAAACTTCCGCTAA
- a CDS encoding aminotransferase, whose translation MTLSRTATTFAPPVMEARRWLDGVEFAADRPLINVSQAAPVDPPPAPLRQAIADTALNMAEAHLYGPDLGLPALRAEVAASVSRTYNGTVSANQVAITSGCNQAFCATMVSLCGEGDEVILPTPWYFNHKMWLDMSGVKTVPLACGEGMLPDPAQAEALITNRTKALVLVSPNNPCGVEYPAALIAQFRDLARKHGLPLVIDETYRDFHSRTGAPHDLFEDPEWADTVIQLYSFSKAYRLTGHRVGAMVASPERLAEAEKFIDTVTICPNQLAQHAALWGMQNLGDWLAGERLEILDRRAAIEEGFAVLAAQGWRLLGCGAYFAYVEHPFDIASDQLAKNMVKDIGVLALPGTMFMPNGDAEGRKQLRIAFANVDRAGIAALFDRLATLADLVPGQASA comes from the coding sequence ATGACATTGTCCCGCACCGCCACCACTTTTGCGCCCCCCGTGATGGAGGCCCGGCGCTGGTTGGACGGTGTGGAGTTTGCGGCTGACAGGCCGTTGATCAATGTCAGCCAGGCCGCCCCGGTCGATCCGCCGCCCGCCCCGCTGCGTCAGGCCATTGCCGATACCGCGCTCAATATGGCTGAGGCGCATCTTTACGGGCCCGATCTGGGCCTACCGGCCCTGCGGGCTGAGGTCGCGGCCAGCGTGTCACGCACCTACAACGGCACCGTCAGCGCTAATCAGGTTGCCATCACCTCGGGCTGCAATCAGGCCTTTTGTGCCACCATGGTGTCGCTCTGCGGTGAAGGGGATGAGGTCATCCTGCCAACGCCTTGGTACTTCAACCACAAAATGTGGCTCGATATGTCGGGGGTGAAAACCGTACCGCTGGCCTGTGGGGAGGGCATGTTGCCGGATCCCGCGCAGGCCGAGGCGCTGATCACAAACCGCACCAAAGCGCTGGTGCTGGTCAGTCCGAACAATCCCTGCGGCGTGGAATACCCCGCCGCGCTGATTGCCCAGTTCCGCGATCTGGCGCGCAAACACGGCCTGCCGCTGGTGATTGATGAAACCTACCGGGATTTTCACAGCCGGACCGGCGCGCCCCATGATCTGTTCGAAGATCCTGAATGGGCCGACACGGTCATCCAGCTCTATTCCTTTTCCAAAGCCTACCGGCTGACCGGCCACCGCGTTGGCGCCATGGTGGCCTCACCCGAACGTCTGGCCGAGGCGGAGAAGTTTATCGACACCGTCACCATCTGCCCCAACCAGCTGGCCCAGCACGCCGCCCTTTGGGGCATGCAGAACCTTGGCGATTGGCTGGCTGGCGAAAGGTTGGAAATTCTCGACCGCCGCGCCGCCATCGAAGAGGGTTTTGCGGTGCTGGCCGCGCAGGGCTGGCGGCTGTTGGGCTGCGGCGCCTACTTTGCCTATGTCGAACATCCCTTTGATATTGCATCAGATCAGCTGGCCAAGAACATGGTGAAAGACATCGGCGTTCTGGCTTTGCCCGGCACGATGTTCATGCCCAACGGCGATGCTGAGGGGCGCAAACAGCTGCGCATCGCCTTTGCCAATGTGGACCGCGCAGGCATTGCGGCGCTGTTTGACCGGCTGGCAACGCTGGCAGACCTTGTGCCGGGGCAGGCTTCGGCCTAA
- the gpt gene encoding xanthine phosphoribosyltransferase: MTDRLPHEKGFHISWDQIHRDSRALAWRLDGKGPDDGAWKAVVAITRGGMAPAMIVSRELDIRTVDTISVKSYYAGGGAQDQQREAQVLKSPDPELMGDGEGILIIDDLVDSGKTLELVRTMYPKAHFATVYAKPAGEPMVDTFITGVSQDTWIFFPWDMALQYVEPYRGTD; encoded by the coding sequence ATGACCGATCGTCTGCCACACGAAAAAGGGTTTCATATCAGTTGGGACCAGATCCACCGCGACAGCCGCGCGCTGGCATGGCGTCTGGATGGCAAAGGCCCGGATGATGGCGCCTGGAAGGCTGTTGTGGCCATCACCCGTGGTGGTATGGCACCGGCGATGATTGTCAGCCGCGAACTGGACATCCGCACCGTGGATACCATCAGCGTGAAATCCTACTACGCCGGTGGCGGCGCACAGGATCAGCAGCGCGAAGCCCAGGTGTTGAAAAGCCCCGACCCCGAGCTAATGGGCGACGGCGAAGGCATCCTGATCATCGACGATCTGGTGGACAGCGGCAAAACCCTGGAACTGGTGCGCACCATGTACCCCAAGGCGCATTTCGCCACCGTTTATGCCAAACCCGCGGGTGAGCCGATGGTCGACACCTTCATCACCGGGGTCAGCCAGGACACTTGGATTTTCTTCCCCTGGGACATGGCCCTGCAATATGTTGAGCCCTATCGCGGCACCGATTAA
- a CDS encoding murein L,D-transpeptidase family protein: protein MRWLLTLLLLACLTISAIYLGRAYLPSRIAEPLGLRADITEIRARVTPRLEAEFAAQGLTFGAPVYLRIFKEEAELELWVKSDRSYQLFRSYPICTFSGKLGPKLREGDRQSPEGFYQVGPDALNPRSSYHLSFNLGFPNSFDRAHGRTGSFLMVHGNCLSIGCYAMTDPLIEEIYLSVEAALKAGQTTVPVHAFPFRMTEPRMAHARGSNWIDFWRQLAPAYQQFEATHELPQTSVRDGRYHVAR from the coding sequence ATGCGCTGGCTTCTGACCCTTCTGCTGCTGGCCTGCCTGACGATAAGCGCAATCTATCTGGGCCGCGCCTACCTGCCTTCCCGCATCGCGGAACCGCTGGGCCTGCGCGCTGACATCACTGAAATCCGCGCCCGGGTCACGCCACGGCTGGAGGCTGAGTTTGCCGCCCAGGGCCTGACCTTTGGTGCGCCGGTCTATCTGCGGATCTTCAAAGAAGAGGCCGAACTGGAGCTTTGGGTCAAATCAGACCGCAGCTACCAACTGTTTCGCAGCTATCCGATATGCACATTCTCAGGCAAACTAGGTCCCAAGCTGCGCGAAGGAGATCGGCAATCACCCGAAGGGTTTTATCAGGTCGGGCCTGACGCGCTTAATCCGCGCTCCAGCTATCATCTGTCCTTTAACCTTGGGTTTCCCAACAGTTTTGATCGCGCCCACGGGCGCACCGGTAGCTTTCTGATGGTGCATGGCAATTGCCTGTCGATTGGCTGCTACGCGATGACCGACCCGCTGATCGAAGAGATCTACCTCAGCGTGGAAGCCGCCCTAAAGGCCGGGCAAACCACCGTGCCCGTCCATGCCTTCCCTTTCCGCATGACGGAGCCGCGCATGGCGCATGCACGTGGGTCCAATTGGATCGATTTCTGGCGCCAACTGGCCCCGGCCTATCAACAGTTTGAAGCCACGCACGAGTTGCCACAAACCTCGGTCCGGGACGGGCGCTACCACGTGGCCCGCTAA
- a CDS encoding LysE family translocator, with the protein MGFGIDQILLLLATQLLALISPGPAIMAIMQQSFAHGRGVGLRFGLGLALAATLWAAFAFAGLSLVFAALPWLFTALKLLGAAYLIWMALQIWRGADRPVTAEGRKRLLGLPGGVLTNLANPKAALYFSAVFVTIFPDPLALCSQASILGLVLTLEVVVYTCFALIFTTQTAKALYLRAKSGIDRLCSAAIGALGLSLILNR; encoded by the coding sequence ATGGGCTTCGGCATTGATCAGATACTCCTGCTGCTGGCAACGCAGCTGCTGGCGCTGATCAGCCCGGGGCCTGCCATCATGGCGATCATGCAGCAAAGCTTCGCCCATGGCCGCGGCGTGGGCCTGCGGTTCGGCCTTGGTCTGGCGCTGGCCGCAACACTGTGGGCGGCATTTGCCTTCGCCGGCCTGTCGCTGGTCTTTGCCGCCCTGCCCTGGCTGTTCACCGCGCTGAAACTGCTGGGGGCGGCCTATCTGATCTGGATGGCGCTGCAGATCTGGCGCGGCGCCGATCGCCCGGTCACAGCGGAGGGACGCAAACGCCTTTTGGGTCTGCCGGGCGGCGTATTGACCAATCTGGCCAATCCCAAGGCCGCGCTCTACTTCTCGGCCGTTTTTGTCACCATCTTCCCGGATCCACTGGCACTCTGCTCGCAAGCCTCAATCCTTGGGCTGGTGCTGACGCTGGAAGTTGTTGTTTACACCTGTTTCGCGCTGATCTTCACCACCCAGACGGCCAAGGCACTCTATCTACGCGCCAAATCAGGGATCGACCGTCTGTGCAGCGCTGCCATTGGGGCGCTGGGGCTGTCGCTGATCCTGAACCGGTAG
- the fabI gene encoding enoyl-ACP reductase FabI has product MANGLMAGKRGVIMGLANDKSIAWGIAKACADAGAEMAFTYMGDAFKKRVTPLAEQLGVEIMLDCDVSDPASLDAAFGEIEKAWSKIDFIVHAIGFSDKNELRGRYVDTSRENFAMTMDISVYSFTSVMQRAEKLMSEGGSALTLTYYGAEQVMPHYNVMGVAKAALEASVMYLAEDLGKDGIRVNAISAGPIKTLAASGIGDFRYIMKWNELNAPLRRNVTIEDVGKSALYMLSDLGSGVTGETLHVDAGYHVVGMKAVDAPDIDVVTGRK; this is encoded by the coding sequence ATGGCAAATGGGCTGATGGCAGGCAAACGCGGCGTGATCATGGGACTGGCCAATGACAAGTCGATCGCCTGGGGCATCGCCAAAGCCTGCGCGGACGCTGGGGCTGAAATGGCCTTTACCTATATGGGCGACGCATTCAAAAAACGGGTGACCCCACTGGCCGAACAGCTGGGGGTGGAGATCATGCTGGACTGCGACGTCTCTGATCCCGCCTCACTGGATGCGGCCTTTGGAGAGATTGAAAAAGCCTGGAGCAAGATTGACTTCATCGTCCATGCCATTGGTTTTTCTGACAAAAACGAGTTGCGCGGCCGCTACGTTGACACCAGTCGCGAAAACTTTGCGATGACGATGGACATCAGCGTTTACTCTTTCACCTCGGTTATGCAGCGCGCTGAAAAACTGATGAGTGAGGGCGGCAGCGCCCTGACGCTGACCTATTATGGCGCCGAACAGGTGATGCCGCATTATAATGTCATGGGTGTCGCCAAGGCCGCGCTTGAGGCATCCGTCATGTATCTGGCCGAAGATCTGGGCAAGGACGGCATCCGCGTCAATGCGATTTCGGCCGGGCCGATCAAAACCCTGGCCGCGAGCGGCATTGGTGATTTCCGCTACATCATGAAATGGAATGAGCTGAACGCGCCCCTGCGCCGCAACGTGACCATTGAGGATGTCGGCAAATCGGCGCTCTACATGCTCAGCGATCTGGGCAGCGGCGTCACCGGTGAAACCCTGCATGTTGATGCCGGCTATCACGTGGTGGGCATGAAGGCCGTGGACGCGCCAGACATTGATGTGGTGACGGGCCGCAAGTAA
- the pdxH gene encoding pyridoxamine 5'-phosphate oxidase has protein sequence MSDRSGIFAGDDPFQIARSWLAEAEESEPNDPNAIALSTVDADGLPNARMVLLKEIEDGAFVFYTNYESAKAGEIDQAGKAAFVMHWKSLRRQIRVRGIVSKEDGPQADDYYNSRSLKSRLGAWASKQSRPLASRSILMAEVAKVTAKHGPNPKRPNFWGGYRITPLEIEFWADGAFRLHDRFTWRRETVSENWKIDRLSP, from the coding sequence ATGAGTGACCGTAGCGGAATTTTTGCAGGCGATGATCCGTTTCAAATTGCCCGGAGCTGGCTGGCTGAGGCCGAAGAAAGTGAGCCGAATGACCCCAACGCCATTGCGCTGTCCACGGTGGATGCAGATGGGCTGCCCAATGCGCGCATGGTGCTGCTGAAGGAAATCGAAGACGGGGCTTTCGTGTTTTACACCAACTACGAAAGCGCCAAAGCCGGTGAGATTGATCAGGCTGGCAAAGCGGCCTTTGTCATGCATTGGAAATCTCTGCGCCGGCAGATCCGGGTGCGCGGTATCGTCAGCAAAGAGGACGGGCCACAGGCGGATGACTATTACAATTCACGCTCCTTGAAGTCCCGTTTGGGGGCCTGGGCGTCAAAACAATCTCGTCCGTTGGCCTCGCGCTCTATTTTGATGGCTGAGGTGGCTAAAGTGACAGCCAAACATGGTCCAAATCCCAAGCGACCCAACTTTTGGGGAGGTTACAGAATCACGCCGCTTGAGATTGAATTTTGGGCGGACGGGGCATTTCGCCTCCACGATCGCTTTACTTGGCGTCGTGAAACAGTGAGTGAAAACTGGAAGATAGACCGCCTGAGCCCGTGA
- a CDS encoding cold-shock protein, with product MHGDDDHVGNETLRTEVDGARRVIGLVKWFDPVKGFGFVVADEGGPDILLHANVLRNFGQSSVADGAKIELDVQKTERGIQATEVFSIEPPLGTEGATLADFEDIDPEVIRTAPLEPARVKWFDKGKGFGFANIFGRGEDVFVHVEVLRRSGLADLQPGEAVGLRVIDGKRGRMATEVCAWEAALKSDD from the coding sequence ATGCATGGGGATGACGATCATGTGGGTAACGAAACATTGAGAACTGAAGTGGACGGCGCCCGCAGGGTAATTGGCCTGGTGAAATGGTTCGACCCCGTAAAGGGGTTCGGATTCGTTGTCGCCGATGAAGGTGGGCCAGATATCCTGTTGCATGCCAACGTTTTGCGCAACTTTGGGCAAAGCTCCGTAGCGGATGGCGCGAAGATAGAACTGGACGTACAGAAAACGGAGCGTGGGATCCAGGCGACCGAAGTGTTCAGTATTGAACCACCGCTTGGAACAGAAGGGGCCACGCTGGCCGATTTCGAAGACATCGATCCAGAAGTGATCCGCACCGCTCCGTTGGAGCCGGCGCGCGTCAAATGGTTCGACAAAGGCAAGGGCTTTGGCTTTGCCAATATCTTTGGTCGCGGCGAAGACGTCTTTGTACATGTCGAGGTACTGCGCCGGTCGGGTCTGGCGGACCTGCAACCGGGTGAGGCCGTCGGCCTGCGGGTGATTGACGGCAAACGCGGACGGATGGCGACAGAGGTCTGCGCCTGGGAAGCGGCCCTTAAATCGGATGACTAA